The following are encoded in a window of Plasmodium cynomolgi strain B DNA, chromosome 4, whole genome shotgun sequence genomic DNA:
- a CDS encoding replication factor C subunit 2 (putative) — protein MFTVPWLFLNNTMDNLPWVEKYRPKKLDDIVHQTNAVSMLKEVVRTKNMPHLIFHGPPGTGKTSAINALAHELFGRDNISERVLELNASDDRGINVVREKIKAYTRISISKNKINSETNETLPPWKLVVLDEADMMTEDAQSALRRIIEIYSNVTRFILICNYIHKISDPIYSRCSCYRFQGIPINIKKEKLLYICKSEGINILDDALGKIIETTQGDLRRAVSILQLCSCIDPMITLESVLDVSGLPADDIISKIIDACKMKDLKNVEKAVQDIIEDGYDVAYIFKSLNNYFVMNTEYQDSVKSQILLELSRHDYRLHSGATKYIQLMSFASSVHSLLNAA, from the exons ATGTTCACCGTTCCGTGGTTATTCCTTAATAA CACGATGGACAACCTGCCGTGGGTGGAGAAATACAGGCCGAAGAAGCTGGACGACATTGTACACCAAACGAACGCGGTGTCCATGCTGAAGGAGGTAGTGAGGACGAAGAACATGCCTCATTTAATCTTCCATGGTCCCCCCGGCACAGGGAAAACCTCGGCCATCAACGCTTTAGCTCATGAATTATTTGGCAGAGATAACATAAGCGAACGTGTGCTGGAGTTAAACGCGTCAGATGACAGAGGGATAAACGtggtgagagaaaaaataaaagcgtaCACAAGAATAAGTAtaagtaaaaacaaaatcaacAGCGAGACTAATGAAACCCTGCCACCATGGAAGTTAGTCGTTTTGGATGAAGCAGACATGATGACAGAAGATGCACAGTCAGCATTGAGAAGAATAATCGAAATTTATTCCAATGTAACGAGGTTTATATTgatatgtaattatattcacaaaatttcAGACCCTATATATAGTAGGTGTTCCTGTTACCGATTTCAAGGTATTccaattaatataaaaaaggagaagttactttatatatgcaaaagtgAAGGGATTAACATCTTGGATGATGCTTTGGGTAAAATTATTGAGACAACACAAGGGGATTTGAGAAGAGCAGtgtccattttgcaattatGTTCATGTATTGATCCCATGATAACACTTGAATCTGTGTTGGACGTGTCTGGTTTGCCAGCGGATGATATTATTTCGAAAATTATCGATGCgtgcaaaatgaaggacTTAAAGAATGTGGAGAAGGCTGTGCAGGACATCATTGAGGATGGGTATGACGTtgcgtacatttttaaatcacttaacaattattttgttatgaaTACAGAGTACCAGGACTCCGTGAAGAGCCAGATTTTGTTGGAGCTGTCGCGCCACGACTACCGCCTGCACAGCGGGGCCACGAAGTATATCCAGCTGATGAGCTTCGCTTCGTCTGTGCATTCGTTGTTGAACGCGGCGTAG